The sequence AGGCAGCTTGCGGAGCGGGTCGCGATCGTCGGCGGTGAACACCTGCCGGACCTCGTGGCCCCGCTCGCGGAGCACTTCGGCGACGTAGTAGCCCCGCATGATCTCGTTGACGTTCCCGAGGTGGGGAACGCCGGACGGCGAGATGCCGCCCTTGACGACGATCGGCTCGTCCGGGTCGCGCGACTCTACCCGATCCGCGACGATATCCGCCCAGAACGCGTGGCGCTCGTCTTCCTCGAGGTCGCGTTGCAGCGTATAGGGACTCTCGTCGCTCATTGCTCGTCGGCGGCCCAGTAGGTCGGTTCCTCGCCCGCTCCCTCGGGGATGACATCGGTCCCGTCGTGGTCGCCGTAGCGAACGGCGCGGGCGATCCGGTCGGGATCGGTGCCGTCGAGGACGATCGTCCGCATCCCCGAGCGCTCGATGATCTTCGCCGCCAGCAGGTCGACGGGCGCCGAGGCGCCGGCGTTCATCTCGAGGCCGGCGATGGCGTCGACCAGCTCCGCCGCGGAGAGGGAGTCGTACTTGGTCGCGTCGTCGTCCTCGTTCGGGTCGGCACTGTAGACGCCGGGGACGCTGGTCGCGTAGACGAGCAGATCGGCGTCGATGTACTCCGCCAGCGCGGCGCCGACCGCGTCGGTGGTCTGGGCCGGCGCGACGCCGCCCATGATACAGATATCGTCCCGGCGGAGCGCCTCGCTGGCCTCCTCGTAGTCCAGCGCCGGCGCGGTCACGGACTCCTCGCTCAACGCGGCGATGAGCAGGCGCGCGTTGAGCCGCGTGACGTCGATTCCGAGCTGATCGAGTTCGATTTCGTTCGCCCCCAGATCGCGGGCCGCCGAGATGTAGTCGCGGGCGACGCCGCCGCCCCCGACGACGGCACCAACGCGACAGCCGTCCGCGATAAGGTCTTCGACGACGGCCGCGTGTTCGGCCACCCGATCCGCGCCCGGCTCGGGCACGAGCACGCTCCCGCCGATAGAGACGACCACTTTCATACTACACCGGTGTAACCGGGTTGCTATCTTAAGGGTTGCCAACTCCGGATCACCGCGCGTGTCTCACTCTCACGGGACGATTCTCGAGGCGGCAGCCGGCCCCGAAACGGGAACGATTCGACCCGGCGCCGGCGCTACGACTCGAGCGCCAACACCAGCGCCTCGCCGTCGCGATCGAACGCGGTTCCGAAGGGGGCCGATAGCTCGCGCATTCGGTCGCGAGCCCACGCGGCGGCGTCGGGGCTCGCCTCGTGGACGGCACAGCCGTCGATCTCGGTCGGCTCGAGTCGCAGTTCGGTCGGCGTCCCGTCCTCGGTCACCGCGAGTTCGAACAGAAACCCGCGGTCATTGCGCAACTCGTCGTCGACCGCGTAGTCGTCGACGAAATCGCCCGCGTCGTAGACGATCGGCGCGCCATCGTAGACCTCGATCCCCTGGAAGACGTGGGCGCTGTGGCCGTGGATCACGTCGACGCCCTCCTCGACCAGCCAGCGGCCGAACGCCCGGAACGAGTCGGGCGGTTCGGTGACCATGTTCGGCCCCCAGTGTAGCGAGGAGACCAGCAGGTCGGGATCCGTTTCGCGGGCGCGGGAGAGCGCCTCGCGGACCCGCTCTCGCGTTTTCTCGTCGTCGACATCGACGTCGATCCACGCGGTTCCGGGCGACTCCTCGTCGGCCGCGTACTCGGGCGTGTTGTCGGTGAACGAAACGACGGCCAGCTCGAGGCCGTCGGTTTCGTCGCTCCCGCTGCCGTCGACGGTTACGACCGCCGGATCGAGCGCCTCGTCGATCGTCTCTCCCGCGCCGGCTCGCGCGATCCCGGCCTCGTCCACGTGCTCGAGCGTGTCTCGCAGCGCCACCTCCTCGTAGTCTAACACGTGGTTGTTCGCGAGCGCGCAGACGTCGACGCCGGCGCGCTCGAGGGCCGGAACCGCCCAGTCGGGGTCCGCGCGGAAGTGAAACGGGCGGTGAGTCCGCCGCCACTCGCTCCCGCGCGTCGAGAGCACGCACTCGAGGTTGATCACGAGCGCGTCGAGATCCCGGAGGCGCTCGCGGACGTTCCCCCAGACCGCGTCGACCGACCGCTGGCGCTGGCGGTCGTCGACCAGTCGCCCGGGCATGACGTCGCCGGTGAAACCGATTCGCCGGATCATGTGTGTGACTCGGTGGCGCAGTTCCAAAGTCCCTGTAGTACGCAGCCCCTCGTTGAACAGAAACGATAGCCGGCCGGTCGAGTGCGGCGGGCAGTGCTGAAAGAGGCGCGTGGGTGTGCGCTGGACGCCCACCCGCGCGGCTTTGTCGACAGCTACAAAGCCCGACGCCGCCATGTCACAACTATGCACGTACTCGGCATCTGCGACCGCGGCGCGGACCGCGACGCCGTCGAGCGGGTCTGCGATCGCCTCGTCGATCGCCTCGAGCGGGAGGGACGCGTCGGCGTGGTCAGATACGACGCGACGATCGCGGACGGGACGGCCGTCCACGACTCGACGACGGTCGGCGGCGACGTCAGCTACGAGCTCGGCGCCGACGGCGACTGGGCCGCGTCCGGGACGGGACTGGGCGTCGGCGACGCCCTCGATCGGCTGGCGTCCGACTGCGCGTACGCCGTCGTCGTGGGCGTCGAGGATCTCCGCCATCCGACGGTCGTCGTCGGGACGGACGACGCGGACGAGGAGGGCATTATCGCGGCCGTCGAACAGTCCGACGACCTCGATCCCGACGCCGTCGCGGCCGAACTCGAGTCGCGCGAGCCCCACGAAACCCTCCACTCGCTGGTCGATCGCATCAAGCGGTCGCCGAAGGCCGATCAAGCGGGGGCGATCGCGACGTTCACCGGCCGCGTCCGCGCGAAGGACGACACCGACGACGCGCGCACCCAGTACCTCGAGTTCGAGAAGTACGAGGGCGTCGCCGACGAGCGAATGGCCGCCCTCGAGACGGATCTCGAGGCCCGCGACGGCGTTCTCGAGGTCGAACTCTACCACCGAACCGGCGTCGTCGAGGACGGCGAGGACATCGTTTTCGTCGTCGTTCTCGCCGGACACCGCGAGGAGGCGTTTCGGACCGTCGAAGACGGGATCAACCGGTTGAAAGACGAGGTGCCGCTGTTCAAGAAAGAAGTGACAGTCGAGGACGAATTCTGGGTTCACGAACGAAGTTAGTACTTGATTCCATGAACTTTCCGTTCAAAATAGGTCAAGCCTCCCGGAACGGAACACTCTATCAGCCATGATAATCGAATGTGCGATAATAAGTTAGCGGCGGTTTTAAAAGGTCTCGAGCCCGCTCACCGTTCGATAAATAATCACCGAATCGAGAATAAAACGTCCATTACCCACCAAATACCTAAACACAACCGAAATTTCGCTAACCATCCTCCCTTTATAACATATCCCGGCAACAAGCAGTGGATGTCGATGAGCACGACAGCCCAACCCTCCACGGACAGCAAGGAACGACGCCTGAAACGATATCTCCGCGACCGCGCCGAAGACGGAGAGCTATACTTCAAGGGCAAGTTCATTGCTGACGACGTCGGGATGTCCCCCAAGGAGATCGGCGCGCTGATGGTCAAACTCTCGGAGTCGGCTACCGACCTCGAGATCGAGAAGTGGTCGTACACGAGCGCAACCACCTGGCGCGTCGAATCGGCCTGATCGTGCCCTCGCTTCGCTCGAACAGCCCCAGGTCCCCGGTAGCGACCTGACGAACGCCCTCGTACCGCGCGACACCCTGCCGGCCGGCGCGTCTCCGACGCCATCCGGCCCACCCTGAGGTCCCTTTCCTCCGTTTTCGTCGGCCCGTACTAGCGCTCGAGTTCGACTCGCCGAAGACCCTGCCGACGACAGTCGATTTATACGCCGGGCTCTTTAATCACGGATGATGGACGACGCCGATGTCCCCCGGGTCGGTCCGTCGATCGACGACGACCCCTCGCTCGGGGACGGCCCGCCGCTCGAGCGTATCGAGTCGGTCTTTCGGGTCTACGAGATGCGGGCCGAGGACGATCAGCTGGTGTACTACGGCGATCCGCGTACCAATCCGGAGCGGACGATGGAGGAGCTGTGGCCGGTATTTCGCGAAGCGGGCTACGACCCGCAGTTGACGGTGCGCCACGGCGAGTACGTCCTCGTCGCCGAGCCGATCAGCATCGGGATTGACGGCATCCCATGGACTAACATCCTGTTGCTGTGTGCGACGATCTGTTCGACGCTGTTCGTCGGCGCCTTCTGGTGGTATCCGGGAATCGATCCGTTCGGGGGTCCGATCGAGATCCTCGGCGCGTGGCCGTTTTCGGCCGCGGTGCTGACGGTGCTCGGTGTCCACGAGCTGGGCCACTACGTGATGAGCCGCTACCATCAGGTCGACGCCTCCCTGCCGTACTTCATTCCCATCCCGACGATCATCGGGACGATGGGGGCGGTAATCAAGCTGAAGGGGCGGATGCCGAACCGAAAGGCCCTGTTCGACATCGGCATCGCCGGTCCGCTGGCGGGACTCGTCGCGACGGTCACTATCGCCGTCGTCGGACTCCACCTGCCGCCAGTGACGATCCCCGAACCGGTCGTGCAGCAGGCCGAAGAGAGCGGCTTCCGACTCGGGATCCCGCCGATGCTCGAACTGATCGCGGCGGCGATCGATCAGCCGCTGTATCTCGACGACCCGTCGCGAAACGTCAATCCGGTCGTCATCGGCGCCTGGGTCGGCATGTTCGTCACCTTCCTCAACCTGATCCCCGTCGGCCAGCTCGACGGCGGCCACATCCTGCGGGCGATGATCGGCGACCTCCACGAGACGGTCAGCGCGCTCGTCCCCGGCGCGCTGTTCGCCCTCGCCGGCTACCTGTACTACATCGGCGGCTACGGGCTGCAGACGATCTTCATCTGGATCCTCTGGGGGTTCCTGGCCACGCTCCTCGCGTCGGCGGGCGGAGCGCAGCCGGTCACCGACGGCCGGCTCGGTACCTGGCGGCAGCTACTGGGCGTCGTCACCTTCGGGCTCGGACTGCTCTGTTTCATGCCAGTCCCGCTCGAGGTCATCCAGTAGCGACGGACGCCGACGGCCCGGAGCTGTCTCCGATCGTCGACGACCTGTTTTCCGTCCCCGGTCGCCAATGGTCTGCTTTCCGTCCGCAATAGCTCACGTCCCGTGGGTATAGCCCCGATCCGGGAGTTTCTCGCCGTCCAGCGTGATTCCCTCGACCGGCTCCGTGACCGACCCGATCGCCGAGAGGTCGACGTCGATCGCCGCCCGCACCGTCTCGAGGGCCGACTCCGGAAGCGTCACGACGAGTTCGAAGTCCTCGCCGAAGGTGATCGCGCGCTCGAGCGGCTCCGCGTCCGTCCCCTCGTCGTCAGCTAGTTCGAAAAGCGCCTCGGCGACGGGGACCGCCCCTGAGTCGACCGCGAAGCCGCAGTCGCTGGCCTCGGCGAGCTGGTGGAGCGACCGGGCAAGGCCGTCGCTCGAGTCCATCATCGCCGTCGCGTGGGGCGCGAGGGCCGCGCCGGCCGCGACTCGGGGCTCGAAGCGAAACAGCTCGTTCGCCCGGTCGACGCTGCTGGCGTCTTCGTCGCTCCCGGCGTTATCCCGAGCGCTGCGTTCGAACAACTCGAGGCCGGCCGCGCTGCGGCCCAGCGTCCCGGTGACACAGAGCAGGTCGCCGGGTTCGGCCCCGCTACGGCGGACGGGGTTGTCGCTCCGGCCGACCGCGGTCGTCGAGACAGTGAACTCGGTGTGGCCGTCGAGGTCGCCGCCGACGTAGGTCGCGTCGACACGGTCACAGACGTCGCGTGCGCCCCGAACGAACGCGAGGAGTTCGTCGCGGTCGAATTCGGGGGCGGCGTAGGCCGCGACCGCGGCGGTCGCGTCGGCGCCCATCGCGGCGACGTCCGACAGCGACGCGCCGACCGCACGCCAGCCCGCCGTGTAGCGGGTCGTCCCCGTCGGGAAATCCGTCCGCTCGTGGAGCATGTCCGTCGTGATCACCAGGTCGTCGACGACGGCCGCGTCGTCACCGGCAGCCTCGAGTTCGCCCTCCAGCAGCGACAGGGCGGCGCGTTCGTCCATACGTCCCGTTTCTATTCCAACACGAAAAACCGCCCGGACTGCAAGCTGGACGCCTCGAGAAACCGCGGCCCGCCGGGCGCCGAGTCCCTGCGAGCGGTCGCCACACCACCGCTGCGCGGGACAACGATGGCCTTAAATGCCGGCGACGGGAACCACACGCCAATGGCTACGATGTACGACGTTCCGGCGGACGACCTCATCGAGGCGCTCGCCGACGATCTCTCGGATCGACTCGAGGAACCGGAATGGGGCAAGTTCGCCAAGAGCGGTGTCGCCAACGAGCTGCCGCCCGAACAGGAGGAGTTCTGGGCGACTCGCGCGGCGAGTCTCCTGCGGAAGGTCGCCGACCGCGGCCCGATCGGCGTCGAGCGACTCTCGACCGAGTACGGCGGCGCGAAGGGCGGTTCGAACCGCTACCAGGTCGCCCCCGACAAGCGCACCGACGGCTCGAAGAACCTCATCCGAACGATCCTCCAGCAGCTCGAAGAGGAAGACCTCGTCGAAACCGCCGAGGGTGAAGGCCGACGCATCACCGCCGAGGGTCAGAGCCTCCTCGACGACACCGCCGGCGAGGTCCTCGAGGAACTCGACCGTCCGGAACTCGAGCGCTACGCGTAACGCGAGATAAATTCAGTTTTCACGCCGAACACCCCTCGAGCGCCGACAGTATCGTCTGTCGTCCGAAATCATTTTCCGCCGTGCGAAACAACAGTTGTGATAGCAATGAGCGATGCACCCGACGAGGAGAAACTCGAGGAGCTGCGACAGAAGAAAATGGAGCAGCTACAGGAGCAGGCCGACGGCCAGCAGGGTGGCTCGCAGGAGGCCGCCAAACAACAGGCCGAGGCCCAGAAGAAGGCCGTCCTCCGCCAGCACCTGACCGACGACGCCCGCAAGCGGCTCAACACGGTCAAGATGAGCAAACCGCAGTTCGGCGAACAGGTCGAACGACAGGTCGTCAGCCTGGCCCGCAGCGGCCGTATGCAGGGCAAGATCGACGACGAGAAGATGAAACAGCTCCTCCAGGAGCTGAAACCCGACTCCCAGAGCTTCGATATCAAGCGGCGCTGATGGAGCTGGGACTGCTCTACAGCGGCGGCAAGGACTCGACGCTCGCGGCCCTTCTCCTCGAGGAGTTCTACGACGTCACGCTGGTGACGGCCCACTTCGGCGTCAGCGACGACTGGAAACACGCCCGCGAGACCGCCGCCTCGATGGGATTCGAGTTCGAGCGACTCGAACTGGACGCCGATGTCGCTCGCGAGGCCGCGGCGACGATTCGAGAGGATGGCTTCCCCCGCAACGGCATCCAGCGGGTTCACCAGCACGCCCTCGAGCGACTGGCCGACCACGAGTACGACGCCATCGCCGACGGGACGCGCCGGGACGACCGCGTGCCGACGATCTCTCGCGCGCAGGCCCAGAGCCTAGAGGATCGCCACGATGTCGACTACATCGCACCGCTGTCGGGCTTCGGCCGCACCGCCGTCGATCGGCTGGTCGAGGCGCGACTCGAGGTGACCGTCGGCCCGAGCGAGGAGATCGATCGCGCCGACTACGAGGCGGAACTCCGGACGATCATCGCCGACGAGGGCGGCCCCGGGGCCGTCGACGACTGCTTCCCCGATCACACGCAGACGTACGTGACGGGCGTTCGGCGAGCGAGCGAATAAGCCGCGTTGTGCCGGCGCGCTCGAGCAGAGAGAGGCGCCGAGCGCTACCGCGTGAACTCGAACCGCGCGCCGCCGTTTTCGCTTTCCGTGACCGCGACCGACCAGCCGTGTGCGTCCGCGATGGCGCGGACGATCGCGAGCCCGAGTCCGGACCCGTCCTCGGCCGTCGAATACCCCTGCTCTAAGATCTTGTCGCGTTCGTCCTCGGGAATCCCAGGGCCGTCGTCTTCGACGAAAAAGCCCCCCGAACAGACGCCGACGCGGATGGTGATGTCCTCTCGGCCGTGCTCGATCGAATTCCGAAAGAGGTTCTCGAAGAGCTGTTTCGCCCGCAGCGGATCGACCTGGAGCGTTCGGTGGTCGACCACCTCGTAGGTCGCCTCGTCGGTTGCGGTCGACGACCAGGCGTCGCCGGCGAGTTCCTCGAGGGGCACCTCGTAAGTCTCCTCGACCTGGGTCCCGCTGCGGGCGACCGACAGCGACTCCTCGATCAGCTCGTCCATCCGCGTCAGGGCGGCGTCGACCTCCTTGAGGTGGTCGGCGTTCCCGGTTTGGAAGGCCGCATCGAGGCGCCCGCGCGCGACGCTGAGGGGGTTCCGGAGGTCGTGGCTGACGACGCTGGCGAACTCCTCTAAGCGCTCGCTCTGCCGGCGCGCCTCGCGGGTCGCGGCCCGCTGTTTGATGTCGTAGATGCCGGCGACGGTGCCGGCGCCGACGCCCATCGTCCCGCTCATCAACAACAGGAACAGCGGCGAGCGGGAGCCGAGTCCGTCGAGGTAGGCGATGTAAAGGTGTAACGCCGCCACAATGAACGCGGCGAGAAAGCCGCCGAGACTGTACGCGAAGACGGTAAGTCGATCCCGCGCCGAGACGTCCTGCGCGACGAGGAACCGGTCGGCGAGGATGACCGCCGTCGCGATCACGAGCGGAAAGATGCTCTCGAGTATCGTCCTCGTCGAGAGGGTCTCGCCGGCGATCCGCACGCCGATGGTAGCGGCGAGGACGAATCCGAGGATCGACAGCGGCGAGACCGGGAGCTGTTTACCGACGTCCGCGACCCAGTCATCCTCTTCGAGCCGTTGCACGGGCGTATCTCAGCACCGAGCGAGCTATCAATGTATTGGAGAATCTCGCCGCGAAGTGCGTCGAACTAACGCCTCCAGCGGTCGAACCAAACGGGCGACGGCGAGAACGCCGAACGCACGGACGCTGACGGGGGACGAATCGCCACCCGAGCGACAAAGGACAGTTTGAAGCGCGGCCTAAACGAATCGGGGGACATGTACGACCACCTCAAGGGATTTCGTGACTTCTACCCCGCCGAGATGGGGGCGCGCCGGGAGGTTATCGACAGCCTGGAGGCCGCGGCACGACGGTACGGCTTCCGGGAGGTCGGCACCCCCGCACTCGAGCGCACCCAGATGTACGTCGACAAGAGCGGCGAGGAGATCGTCGAAGAGCTCTACGCGTTCGAGGACAAGGGCGGCCGCGAGGTCGCACTGACCCCCGAGTTGACCCCGACTGTCGCGCGGATGGTCGTCGCCAAACAGCAGGAGCTCTCGAAGCCGATCAAGTGGGTCTCGACGCGGCCGTTCTGGCGCTACGAGCAGGTCCAGCAGGGCCGGTTCCGCGAGTTCTACCAGACCAACGTCGACATCTTCGGCTCGAGCGAACCCGAGGCCGACGCCGAGATTCTCGCGTTCGCCGCCGACGCGCTGACCGACCTCGGCCTGACCGGCGAGGAGTTCGAGTTCCGCGTCTCCCACCGCGACATCCTCGGCGGGCTCTTCGAGTCGTTCGACGCCGACGTGGACACGGCCGCGGCCATCCGCGCCGTCGACAAATCCGAGAAGATCAGCCACAACGAGTACCACGACCTGCTCGTCGAGGCCGGCCTCAGCTACGATCAGGCCGCCGAGTTCGACGACCTGCTCGCGGTCGGCGAGGACGACCTCGACGAACTCGTCGAGTTCGCCGGGACGGACCGCGTCGAAGCGGCCGTGACCAACCTCCAGAACGTCCTCGAGGCCGCGGCGGACTTCGGCGCCCGCGAGTACTGTACGCTCTCGC comes from Haloterrigena salifodinae and encodes:
- the hisS gene encoding histidine--tRNA ligase, whose translation is MYDHLKGFRDFYPAEMGARREVIDSLEAAARRYGFREVGTPALERTQMYVDKSGEEIVEELYAFEDKGGREVALTPELTPTVARMVVAKQQELSKPIKWVSTRPFWRYEQVQQGRFREFYQTNVDIFGSSEPEADAEILAFAADALTDLGLTGEEFEFRVSHRDILGGLFESFDADVDTAAAIRAVDKSEKISHNEYHDLLVEAGLSYDQAAEFDDLLAVGEDDLDELVEFAGTDRVEAAVTNLQNVLEAAADFGAREYCTLSLETARGLDYYTGVVFECFDSTGEVSRSVFGGGRYDDLIESFGGQPTPAVGVAPGLAPLSLLLQRADVWPDEAFTTDYYVLQIGDTRSEAARIVRDLREHGHVVETDVADRSFGSQLNYADSINAETVVVAGEQDLENDEVTIKEMESGDQTQVPVDEFPGDLERPTYDDFA
- a CDS encoding DUF7123 family protein; this translates as MSMSTTAQPSTDSKERRLKRYLRDRAEDGELYFKGKFIADDVGMSPKEIGALMVKLSESATDLEIEKWSYTSATTWRVESA
- the thiL gene encoding thiamine-phosphate kinase, whose amino-acid sequence is MDERAALSLLEGELEAAGDDAAVVDDLVITTDMLHERTDFPTGTTRYTAGWRAVGASLSDVAAMGADATAAVAAYAAPEFDRDELLAFVRGARDVCDRVDATYVGGDLDGHTEFTVSTTAVGRSDNPVRRSGAEPGDLLCVTGTLGRSAAGLELFERSARDNAGSDEDASSVDRANELFRFEPRVAAGAALAPHATAMMDSSDGLARSLHQLAEASDCGFAVDSGAVPVAEALFELADDEGTDAEPLERAITFGEDFELVVTLPESALETVRAAIDVDLSAIGSVTEPVEGITLDGEKLPDRGYTHGT
- the pyrH gene encoding UMP kinase, with translation MKVVVSIGGSVLVPEPGADRVAEHAAVVEDLIADGCRVGAVVGGGGVARDYISAARDLGANEIELDQLGIDVTRLNARLLIAALSEESVTAPALDYEEASEALRRDDICIMGGVAPAQTTDAVGAALAEYIDADLLVYATSVPGVYSADPNEDDDATKYDSLSAAELVDAIAGLEMNAGASAPVDLLAAKIIERSGMRTIVLDGTDPDRIARAVRYGDHDGTDVIPEGAGEEPTYWAADEQ
- a CDS encoding DUF7411 family protein: MELGLLYSGGKDSTLAALLLEEFYDVTLVTAHFGVSDDWKHARETAASMGFEFERLELDADVAREAAATIREDGFPRNGIQRVHQHALERLADHEYDAIADGTRRDDRVPTISRAQAQSLEDRHDVDYIAPLSGFGRTAVDRLVEARLEVTVGPSEEIDRADYEAELRTIIADEGGPGAVDDCFPDHTQTYVTGVRRASE
- a CDS encoding CapA family protein encodes the protein MIRRIGFTGDVMPGRLVDDRQRQRSVDAVWGNVRERLRDLDALVINLECVLSTRGSEWRRTHRPFHFRADPDWAVPALERAGVDVCALANNHVLDYEEVALRDTLEHVDEAGIARAGAGETIDEALDPAVVTVDGSGSDETDGLELAVVSFTDNTPEYAADEESPGTAWIDVDVDDEKTRERVREALSRARETDPDLLVSSLHWGPNMVTEPPDSFRAFGRWLVEEGVDVIHGHSAHVFQGIEVYDGAPIVYDAGDFVDDYAVDDELRNDRGFLFELAVTEDGTPTELRLEPTEIDGCAVHEASPDAAAWARDRMRELSAPFGTAFDRDGEALVLALES
- a CDS encoding 30S ribosomal protein S19e, which translates into the protein MATMYDVPADDLIEALADDLSDRLEEPEWGKFAKSGVANELPPEQEEFWATRAASLLRKVADRGPIGVERLSTEYGGAKGGSNRYQVAPDKRTDGSKNLIRTILQQLEEEDLVETAEGEGRRITAEGQSLLDDTAGEVLEELDRPELERYA
- a CDS encoding molybdopterin synthase, with the translated sequence MHVLGICDRGADRDAVERVCDRLVDRLEREGRVGVVRYDATIADGTAVHDSTTVGGDVSYELGADGDWAASGTGLGVGDALDRLASDCAYAVVVGVEDLRHPTVVVGTDDADEEGIIAAVEQSDDLDPDAVAAELESREPHETLHSLVDRIKRSPKADQAGAIATFTGRVRAKDDTDDARTQYLEFEKYEGVADERMAALETDLEARDGVLEVELYHRTGVVEDGEDIVFVVVLAGHREEAFRTVEDGINRLKDEVPLFKKEVTVEDEFWVHERS
- a CDS encoding DNA-binding protein, whose amino-acid sequence is MSDAPDEEKLEELRQKKMEQLQEQADGQQGGSQEAAKQQAEAQKKAVLRQHLTDDARKRLNTVKMSKPQFGEQVERQVVSLARSGRMQGKIDDEKMKQLLQELKPDSQSFDIKRR
- a CDS encoding sensor histidine kinase; translation: MQRLEEDDWVADVGKQLPVSPLSILGFVLAATIGVRIAGETLSTRTILESIFPLVIATAVILADRFLVAQDVSARDRLTVFAYSLGGFLAAFIVAALHLYIAYLDGLGSRSPLFLLLMSGTMGVGAGTVAGIYDIKQRAATREARRQSERLEEFASVVSHDLRNPLSVARGRLDAAFQTGNADHLKEVDAALTRMDELIEESLSVARSGTQVEETYEVPLEELAGDAWSSTATDEATYEVVDHRTLQVDPLRAKQLFENLFRNSIEHGREDITIRVGVCSGGFFVEDDGPGIPEDERDKILEQGYSTAEDGSGLGLAIVRAIADAHGWSVAVTESENGGARFEFTR
- a CDS encoding site-2 protease family protein, which encodes MDDADVPRVGPSIDDDPSLGDGPPLERIESVFRVYEMRAEDDQLVYYGDPRTNPERTMEELWPVFREAGYDPQLTVRHGEYVLVAEPISIGIDGIPWTNILLLCATICSTLFVGAFWWYPGIDPFGGPIEILGAWPFSAAVLTVLGVHELGHYVMSRYHQVDASLPYFIPIPTIIGTMGAVIKLKGRMPNRKALFDIGIAGPLAGLVATVTIAVVGLHLPPVTIPEPVVQQAEESGFRLGIPPMLELIAAAIDQPLYLDDPSRNVNPVVIGAWVGMFVTFLNLIPVGQLDGGHILRAMIGDLHETVSALVPGALFALAGYLYYIGGYGLQTIFIWILWGFLATLLASAGGAQPVTDGRLGTWRQLLGVVTFGLGLLCFMPVPLEVIQ